A window of the Streptomyces griseochromogenes genome harbors these coding sequences:
- a CDS encoding chaplin: protein MRGRITLAAAALAATAILGCAGAAAADAGAEGVAAYSPGVLSGNVVQAPVHVPVNVCGNTINVVGLLNPAAGNLCVNE, encoded by the coding sequence ATGCGTGGACGTATCACTCTGGCCGCCGCCGCTCTCGCTGCCACCGCAATCCTCGGATGCGCAGGCGCGGCAGCCGCCGACGCCGGAGCCGAAGGCGTTGCCGCGTACTCTCCGGGAGTCCTGAGCGGCAACGTGGTTCAGGCGCCCGTACACGTGCCGGTCAACGTGTGCGGCAACACCATCAATGTCGTCGGGCTTCTCAACCCCGCGGCCGGCAACCTCTGCGTGAACGAATAG
- a CDS encoding inositol monophosphatase family protein — translation MNDRDPHPDQDLNDDDLDLDRALTVATDLAAWASEAIRRPPGGEVREKASPADIVTQTDETIEAHVRSVLRTAFPTHGIEGEEYGTHEPATPNAPYWVVDPVDGTTNYAHGIGWCSFSLGLAAPDGTPLLGLVADPWRGETFTAIRGRGAHLNGTPIRAATHTTLTGHAFLTEWAAHAHWPGLDALLAALSARHCTARVMGSTALSLAQVAAGRATVAAIGEFHAVDGLPAYLIATEAGAVALPRVPAYDEPLLLSAPGVAEEMAELWRTITSN, via the coding sequence GTGAACGACCGCGACCCGCATCCCGACCAGGACCTGAACGACGACGACCTGGACCTCGACCGAGCCCTGACGGTCGCGACCGACCTGGCCGCCTGGGCGTCGGAGGCGATCCGCCGCCCGCCTGGCGGCGAGGTACGAGAGAAGGCGAGCCCGGCGGACATCGTCACGCAGACGGACGAGACGATCGAGGCACACGTCCGCTCGGTCCTGCGGACGGCCTTCCCGACCCACGGCATCGAGGGCGAGGAGTACGGCACCCACGAGCCGGCGACTCCGAACGCCCCGTACTGGGTGGTGGACCCGGTGGACGGCACGACGAACTACGCCCACGGCATCGGCTGGTGCTCATTCTCCCTGGGCCTGGCGGCCCCCGACGGCACCCCCTTGCTCGGTCTGGTGGCCGACCCCTGGCGAGGCGAGACCTTCACGGCGATCCGGGGAAGGGGCGCCCACCTGAACGGCACTCCCATCCGCGCAGCCACTCACACCACCCTCACGGGCCACGCCTTCCTCACGGAATGGGCGGCCCACGCCCACTGGCCGGGCCTGGACGCCCTCTTGGCCGCCCTGTCCGCCCGCCACTGCACGGCAAGGGTGATGGGCTCGACGGCCCTCTCCCTGGCCCAGGTAGCCGCAGGCCGGGCCACCGTCGCGGCCATCGGCGAATTCCACGCGGTGGACGGCCTCCCGGCGTACCTGATCGCCACGGAGGCGGGAGCGGTGGCGCTCCCGCGGGTACCTGCTTACGACGAACCGCTGCTGCTGTCGGCTCCCGGGGTGGCGGAGGAGATGGCAGAACTCTGGCGCACGATCACATCCAACTGA
- a CDS encoding GNAT family N-acetyltransferase, which yields MNDIHLRLAEDADVASLVHLRDAAARWMLARGITGQWEPGELDEDHFRRIMKSGEVWLAEAGGRLAGAWELWWEDEDAWGPQPAVAGYIHRLMVNHGSAPPGTGRLLLRAAERRVAAAGRTSARLDCLAGNTRLNTYYLNAGYRVAGHKEGKPQPGGTPKSFTLMEKAVRAEGE from the coding sequence GTGAACGACATACATCTCCGCCTCGCTGAAGATGCCGACGTCGCCTCTCTCGTTCACCTGCGCGACGCGGCCGCCCGCTGGATGCTGGCGCGGGGCATCACCGGCCAGTGGGAGCCGGGCGAGCTGGACGAGGACCACTTCCGCCGGATCATGAAGAGCGGAGAGGTCTGGCTCGCGGAGGCCGGGGGCCGACTCGCCGGAGCCTGGGAGCTGTGGTGGGAGGACGAGGACGCGTGGGGACCGCAGCCGGCGGTGGCCGGTTACATCCACCGCCTGATGGTGAACCACGGCAGTGCCCCGCCCGGTACGGGCCGTCTGCTCCTGCGAGCCGCGGAGCGCCGCGTGGCCGCGGCGGGCCGGACGTCGGCACGCCTGGACTGCCTGGCCGGCAACACCCGCCTGAACACGTACTACCTGAACGCCGGCTATCGGGTCGCCGGTCACAAGGAGGGCAAGCCACAGCCAGGCGGCACACCCAAGTCGTTCACGCTCATGGAGAAGGCTGTACGGGCCGAGGGCGAGTAG
- a CDS encoding GlxA family transcriptional regulator has translation MHAVAVLALDQVIPFDLSVPIDTFGWARLPDGRPAYRVRVCSPAGEVSAGAGVFAVRAPHGLAALAEADTIILPGVADPAAQLPPGVAEAVRAAAANGTRIASICVGAFVFAATGLLDGRRATTHWRAAADLAAKFPAITVDPNVLYVDNGQFLTSAGAAAAMDMCLHMIRKDHGSAVAAHAARMSVMPLEREGGQAQFIVHDLPPAPAGATLEPLLAWLEDHCDRELTLDEIAAQARMSSRTLNRRFREQTGTTPLQWLHRARVRRAQYLLETTPYPVERIAAQAGFGSPTAFRERFRRVVGTSPQAYRRSFRSTNGSTSTNGSASANDWSPANGSASANDWSPANGSPPAVG, from the coding sequence ATGCACGCTGTCGCCGTCCTGGCGCTGGACCAGGTGATCCCGTTCGATCTCTCCGTCCCGATCGACACGTTCGGCTGGGCGCGGCTGCCCGACGGCCGTCCCGCCTACCGGGTGCGGGTCTGCTCCCCGGCCGGGGAGGTGAGCGCGGGCGCGGGTGTCTTCGCGGTGCGGGCGCCGCACGGCCTGGCGGCGCTGGCGGAAGCGGACACGATCATCCTCCCGGGCGTCGCCGACCCGGCCGCGCAGCTGCCGCCGGGCGTCGCGGAGGCGGTGCGCGCGGCGGCGGCGAACGGCACGCGCATCGCGTCGATCTGTGTGGGCGCGTTCGTGTTCGCGGCCACGGGTCTGCTGGACGGCCGGCGGGCGACGACGCACTGGCGCGCGGCCGCGGATCTCGCGGCGAAGTTCCCGGCGATCACCGTCGACCCGAACGTCCTCTACGTCGACAACGGCCAGTTCCTCACCTCGGCGGGCGCCGCCGCGGCCATGGACATGTGCCTGCACATGATCCGCAAGGACCACGGCTCGGCGGTCGCCGCGCACGCGGCCCGGATGTCCGTGATGCCGCTGGAACGGGAGGGCGGGCAGGCCCAGTTCATCGTCCACGACCTGCCCCCGGCGCCCGCAGGCGCCACCCTGGAGCCCCTTCTGGCCTGGCTGGAGGACCACTGCGACCGCGAGCTCACCCTGGACGAGATCGCGGCTCAGGCCCGCATGAGCAGCCGCACCCTCAACCGCCGCTTCCGCGAGCAGACCGGCACGACACCGCTGCAGTGGCTGCACCGGGCGCGGGTGCGGCGGGCGCAGTACCTGCTGGAGACGACGCCGTACCCCGTGGAGCGGATCGCCGCACAGGCGGGTTTCGGCTCGCCGACGGCCTTCAGGGAGCGTTTCCGCCGGGTGGTGGGGACGAGCCCGCAGGCGTATCGGAGGTCGTTCCGCTCGACGAACGGCTCGACATCGACGAACGGCTCGGCATCGGCGAACGACTGGTCACCGGCGAACGGCTCGGCATCGGCGAACGACTGGTCACCGGCGAACGGTTCGCCGCCGGCGGTCGGCTGA
- a CDS encoding alginate lyase family protein — translation MHVTPQPLSRRSLIKAAGVASATTALATTPAAADAAFTHPGLLHTRTDLDRMAAKVRAGAAPWSAGYAKLTANRHAQSGWRPDPRTTVYRGAGSPQNYAILYNDLHAAYQNALRHHVSGEGAHADTAVAILNGWSRTLTSLAGSADRFLAAGLYGYQFANAAELVRDHPDFDLPAAKRVLLNVFSALSESFLARHNNAVVTNYWPNWDLCALACVLATGIFCDDRRRVDQAVAYFEHGSGLGSVRHAIPVVHDDGLAEWLEAGRDQGHALLGVGLMGTVCEMAWNQGIDLYGYDDNRFLKGAQYVARWSLGESVPYTPNTRRKGAVGGWSGSETATAAAVVDPAMTRPIWAMIANHYTERRGLSASYLTRIAAKAAPEGGGGDYGPDSGGYDQLGFGTLAFTRDRTPRSSQNPAAGSDPRPRTARSQTASPASGTSTDLAATGSADVLGWTAAAGVTAVAGGLLLLRRRGRARPPAR, via the coding sequence ATGCACGTGACACCTCAGCCCCTCAGCCGCCGGAGCCTGATCAAGGCCGCGGGTGTGGCGAGCGCGACAACGGCCCTCGCCACGACACCAGCCGCCGCCGACGCCGCCTTCACCCACCCCGGCCTCCTGCACACCCGTACCGACCTCGACCGCATGGCGGCCAAGGTGAGGGCGGGCGCCGCGCCCTGGAGCGCCGGATACGCGAAGCTCACCGCCAACCGGCACGCGCAGAGCGGCTGGCGGCCCGATCCGCGGACGACCGTGTACCGGGGCGCGGGCAGCCCGCAGAACTACGCGATCCTCTACAACGACCTGCACGCCGCCTACCAGAACGCGCTGCGCCATCACGTCAGCGGGGAGGGCGCCCACGCCGATACGGCCGTGGCGATCCTCAACGGCTGGTCGCGCACGCTCACCTCCCTCGCCGGGTCCGCCGACCGGTTCCTCGCGGCGGGCCTGTACGGCTACCAGTTCGCCAACGCCGCCGAACTCGTCCGCGACCACCCGGACTTCGACCTGCCCGCCGCAAAAAGGGTCCTCCTGAACGTCTTCTCCGCGCTCAGCGAGTCCTTCCTCGCCCGGCACAACAACGCCGTCGTCACCAACTACTGGCCCAACTGGGACCTGTGCGCCCTCGCCTGCGTCCTGGCCACCGGCATCTTCTGCGACGACCGGCGCCGGGTCGACCAGGCCGTCGCGTACTTCGAGCACGGCTCCGGCCTCGGCTCCGTCCGGCACGCCATCCCGGTCGTGCACGACGACGGGCTCGCCGAGTGGCTGGAGGCCGGCCGCGACCAGGGGCACGCCCTGCTGGGCGTCGGCCTCATGGGCACAGTCTGCGAGATGGCCTGGAACCAGGGCATCGACCTCTACGGCTACGACGACAACCGCTTCCTCAAAGGCGCCCAGTACGTGGCCAGGTGGAGCCTCGGGGAGTCCGTGCCGTACACCCCGAACACCCGGAGGAAGGGTGCCGTCGGCGGCTGGTCCGGCAGCGAGACCGCCACGGCGGCCGCCGTCGTCGACCCGGCCATGACCCGGCCGATCTGGGCGATGATCGCCAACCACTACACCGAGCGGCGCGGCCTGTCCGCCTCCTACCTCACCCGCATCGCCGCGAAGGCCGCGCCCGAGGGCGGCGGAGGTGACTACGGCCCCGACAGCGGCGGCTACGACCAGCTCGGCTTCGGCACCCTTGCCTTCACCCGCGACCGGACCCCCCGCTCCTCCCAGAACCCGGCCGCCGGCTCCGACCCGCGCCCGCGGACGGCACGCTCGCAGACGGCGTCCCCGGCCTCCGGGACGTCCACGGACCTCGCCGCGACCGGCAGCGCGGACGTCCTCGGCTGGACGGCCGCGGCGGGCGTCACCGCCGTGGCCGGAGGGCTGTTGCTGCTCCGGCGGCGCGGACGGGCCCGGCCCCCGGCGCGGTGA
- a CDS encoding SGNH/GDSL hydrolase family protein produces MAKRRGGGAGASPVRHSAVLSGLVALVVALSAVIYVMVAADDGTPRTTADNRPHHGSSAAPASTGTWVGAWSTAPVGGEPGTEAGGMAGRSVRNIVHASTGGTSARVTLSNLYGQSPLTITHASLAVSAGDGTAAADAETMRRLTFGGVTSVVIPPGGQVLSDAVPVTVPHDSDVLVTTYSPTPSGPVTYHPHARQVSYVAEGDRTEDATGTPYTEQTPYWRYLTALDVLSNEATGTVVVFGDSITDGITSTVGANHRWPDVLAGRLRSAVESGDDLPRYGIVNEGISGNQVLADGLGRPAENQSGLGRFGRDVLSRTNVKVVVIDLGVNDILRNPKLADPNRITDGLRALVRQAHARGLKVVGATLMPFKGHRGYTPAREAVRRQVNAEIRSGRVYDTVVDFDRALKDPYDPRRLRPDYDSGDHLHPSDLGFARMGEVFDLGALKGAGQAEL; encoded by the coding sequence ATGGCCAAGCGTCGTGGCGGGGGTGCGGGGGCGTCCCCCGTAAGGCACAGTGCGGTCCTGAGCGGGCTGGTCGCCCTGGTCGTGGCTCTGTCCGCCGTGATCTACGTCATGGTGGCGGCCGACGACGGCACGCCCCGCACCACCGCCGACAACCGCCCGCACCACGGCTCCTCGGCGGCTCCCGCCTCGACCGGCACCTGGGTCGGTGCCTGGTCCACGGCGCCCGTGGGGGGCGAGCCGGGCACCGAGGCCGGCGGTATGGCCGGCCGTTCCGTGCGCAACATCGTGCACGCGAGCACGGGGGGCACGAGCGCCCGTGTCACGCTGTCCAACCTCTACGGCCAGTCGCCGCTGACCATCACGCACGCCTCGCTCGCTGTCTCGGCCGGCGACGGCACCGCCGCGGCCGATGCGGAAACGATGCGGCGCCTCACCTTCGGCGGCGTCACCAGCGTGGTCATACCGCCCGGCGGCCAGGTGCTCAGCGACGCCGTCCCCGTCACCGTCCCGCACGACTCGGACGTCCTGGTCACCACCTACTCGCCCACCCCGTCCGGCCCGGTCACCTACCACCCGCACGCGCGCCAGGTGTCGTACGTCGCCGAGGGCGACCGCACCGAGGACGCGACCGGCACCCCGTACACCGAACAGACCCCCTACTGGCGCTATCTGACGGCCCTCGACGTGCTGAGCAACGAGGCCACCGGCACCGTCGTCGTCTTCGGGGACTCCATCACCGACGGCATCACCTCCACCGTCGGCGCCAACCACCGCTGGCCCGACGTCCTCGCCGGCCGTCTGCGCTCGGCGGTCGAGAGCGGCGACGACCTGCCCCGCTACGGCATCGTCAACGAGGGCATCAGCGGCAATCAGGTCCTCGCCGACGGCCTGGGCCGCCCGGCCGAGAACCAGAGCGGCCTCGGCCGCTTCGGCCGCGACGTGCTCTCCCGGACCAACGTGAAGGTCGTCGTCATCGACCTCGGCGTCAACGACATCCTGCGCAACCCGAAGCTCGCCGACCCGAACCGGATCACCGACGGTCTGCGCGCCCTGGTCCGCCAGGCCCATGCCCGCGGCCTGAAGGTCGTCGGCGCGACCCTCATGCCCTTCAAGGGCCACCGCGGCTACACCCCGGCCCGGGAGGCGGTACGCCGGCAGGTCAACGCCGAGATCCGGTCCGGCCGGGTGTACGACACCGTCGTCGACTTCGACAGGGCCCTCAAGGACCCGTACGACCCCCGACGGCTGCGCCCCGACTACGACTCCGGTGACCATCTGCACCCCAGCGACCTGGGCTTCGCCAGGATGGGCGAGGTCTTCGACCTGGGTGCGCTGAAGGGCGCGGGGCAGGCGGAGCTGTAA
- a CDS encoding DUF445 domain-containing protein gives MERTETETPSRTTSYRTMTAFTPADEERRRGVRRMKLTATGMLLFVAVVYVLAKWGSHQGAGAWTGYVAAAAEAGMVGALADWFAVTALFRHPLGLPIPHTAIIPTKKDQLGISLGEFVGENFLSEDVVRQRLRAVGIGSRLGAWLAEPEHADRVTAELATALRGALTVLRDSDVQAVVTEAITRRANAQEIAPGIGKMLEKIVADGGHKRMVDLVVARAHDWLVLHHADVMVAVEGGAPGWTPRFVDKRVGERVYKELLRFATEMRDMPTHPARGALDRFLTDFASDLQSDTDTRTRVERLKGEVLDRGEVQDLIASAWTAVRSMIVAAADDEHSQLRMRVRAALLSLGTRMATEPKVQEKVDSWVEGVAVHIVTTYRKEITSLITDTVAGWDAEHTTRKIEAHIGRDLQFIRINGTVVGSLAGLLIYVVSRTLGA, from the coding sequence ATGGAACGTACGGAGACCGAAACACCGAGCCGGACCACGTCGTACCGGACCATGACCGCCTTCACCCCGGCCGACGAGGAGCGGCGGCGCGGGGTACGGCGGATGAAGCTCACGGCGACCGGAATGCTGCTGTTCGTGGCTGTCGTCTACGTACTGGCCAAGTGGGGATCGCACCAGGGCGCGGGAGCCTGGACCGGATATGTGGCCGCCGCCGCGGAAGCCGGCATGGTCGGCGCACTGGCCGACTGGTTCGCCGTCACCGCGCTGTTCCGGCATCCCCTCGGCCTGCCGATCCCCCACACCGCCATCATCCCGACCAAGAAGGACCAGCTGGGCATCTCCCTCGGCGAGTTCGTCGGCGAGAACTTCCTCTCCGAGGACGTCGTACGGCAGCGGCTGCGCGCCGTCGGCATCGGCAGCCGGCTGGGCGCCTGGCTGGCCGAACCCGAGCACGCCGACCGCGTCACGGCCGAACTGGCCACCGCGCTCAGAGGCGCCCTGACCGTGCTGCGCGACTCCGACGTCCAGGCGGTCGTCACGGAGGCGATCACCCGGCGGGCCAACGCCCAGGAGATCGCACCCGGCATCGGCAAGATGCTGGAGAAGATCGTCGCGGACGGCGGACACAAACGGATGGTCGACCTGGTGGTGGCCCGCGCCCACGACTGGCTCGTGCTGCACCACGCCGACGTCATGGTCGCCGTCGAGGGCGGCGCACCCGGCTGGACCCCCCGGTTCGTGGACAAGAGGGTCGGCGAGCGCGTCTACAAGGAGCTGCTGCGCTTCGCCACCGAGATGCGCGACATGCCCACCCACCCCGCACGCGGCGCCCTCGACCGCTTCCTCACCGACTTCGCCTCCGACCTCCAGTCCGACACCGACACCCGCACGCGGGTGGAGCGGCTCAAGGGCGAAGTGCTGGACCGCGGAGAGGTGCAGGACCTGATCGCGTCCGCGTGGACGGCAGTACGCTCCATGATCGTCGCCGCGGCCGATGACGAACACAGCCAGCTGCGGATGCGGGTACGGGCCGCCCTACTGTCCCTCGGCACACGGATGGCGACCGAGCCGAAGGTCCAGGAGAAGGTCGACAGCTGGGTCGAGGGCGTGGCCGTGCACATCGTGACCACCTACCGCAAGGAGATCACCTCCCTGATCACCGACACCGTGGCCGGCTGGGACGCCGAGCACACCACCCGCAAGATCGAGGCGCACATCGGCCGCGACCTGCAGTTCATCCGGATCAACGGCACGGTGGTGGGCTCGCTGGCCGGCCTGCTGATCTACGTCGTGTCACGGACGCTCGGGGCCTGA
- the rdgB gene encoding RdgB/HAM1 family non-canonical purine NTP pyrophosphatase produces the protein MTRLILATRNAGKITELRAILAEAGLPHELVGADAYPDVPDVKETGVTFAENALLKAHALARATGLPAVADDSGLCVDVLNGAPGIFSARWAGKHGDDRANLELLLAQLSDIAEEHRGAHFACAAALALPDGRERVVEGQLRGVLRHAPVGTNGFGYDPILQPDGETRTCAELSPEEKNAISHRGKAFRALVPVVRELLG, from the coding sequence ATGACCCGCTTGATCCTCGCCACCCGCAACGCCGGAAAGATCACCGAGCTGAGGGCCATCCTCGCCGAGGCCGGACTCCCCCACGAACTCGTCGGCGCGGACGCCTACCCCGACGTCCCCGACGTCAAGGAAACGGGCGTGACGTTCGCGGAGAACGCCTTGCTGAAGGCCCACGCCCTGGCCCGGGCCACCGGCCTGCCCGCCGTCGCCGACGACTCCGGTCTCTGCGTGGACGTCCTGAACGGCGCCCCCGGCATCTTCTCGGCCCGCTGGGCGGGCAAGCACGGAGACGACCGGGCCAACCTGGAGCTGCTGCTGGCCCAGCTGTCCGACATCGCGGAGGAACACCGGGGCGCCCACTTCGCGTGCGCGGCGGCGCTCGCCCTGCCGGACGGGAGGGAGCGGGTGGTCGAGGGGCAGCTGCGGGGTGTCCTGCGGCATGCGCCGGTGGGCACGAACGGGTTCGGGTACGACCCGATTCTCCAGCCGGACGGCGAGACGCGGACGTGTGCCGAGCTGAGCCCCGAGGAGAAGAACGCGATCAGCCATCGGGGGAAGGCGTTTCGGGCGTTGGTGCCGGTGGTGCGGGAGTTGTTGGGCTGA
- a CDS encoding HNH endonuclease signature motif containing protein — MGASAYTKERLEEAARGARTLSEALERLGVDPKSSTRRYVLGRMRKLGVDVSHFEREGVRWTREILEQAVAASTNMCEVLRRLGLEVVGGHHTQISRRIKAYGIDTSHFQVPPRGVDARPRRTAEAVLVELRDTQARRVPSDRLKQALLAQGLEECCALCGIEAVWRGKPLPLEVDHIDGNWRDNRIDNLRFLCPNCHSVTDTYRGRGRGAR; from the coding sequence ATGGGGGCCAGTGCGTACACCAAGGAGCGGCTGGAGGAGGCGGCTCGCGGGGCGCGGACGCTGTCGGAGGCGTTGGAGCGGTTAGGGGTGGACCCGAAGAGCTCGACGCGGCGGTACGTGCTCGGGCGGATGAGGAAGCTGGGAGTGGATGTGTCGCACTTCGAGCGGGAGGGGGTGAGGTGGACACGGGAAATCCTTGAGCAGGCGGTGGCCGCCTCCACGAACATGTGCGAGGTACTGCGGCGGCTCGGGCTGGAGGTCGTGGGCGGTCACCACACGCAAATCAGTCGGCGGATCAAGGCGTATGGGATCGATACTTCGCACTTCCAGGTGCCACCGCGAGGTGTCGACGCCAGGCCTCGTCGGACGGCAGAAGCCGTGCTCGTCGAGCTGCGGGACACTCAGGCCCGGCGAGTCCCGAGCGATCGTCTCAAGCAAGCGCTGCTCGCCCAGGGCCTGGAAGAGTGCTGTGCCCTGTGTGGAATCGAGGCGGTGTGGCGGGGGAAGCCGCTGCCGCTGGAGGTCGATCACATCGACGGCAACTGGCGGGACAACCGCATCGACAACCTGCGCTTCCTCTGCCCCAACTGCCATTCTGTAACGGACACTTACCGGGGGCGTGGCAGGGGTGCCCGATGA
- the bcp gene encoding thioredoxin-dependent thiol peroxidase encodes MSERLQPGDVAPAFTLPDADGNEVSLSSHKGRKVIVYFYPAALTPGCTKQACDFTDNLSLLAGAGYDVIGISPDKPEKLAKFREQESLKVTLLADPDKKVLDAYGAFGEKKNYGKTYMGVIRSTVVVDEEGKVERALYNVRATGHVAKIIKDLGI; translated from the coding sequence ATGAGCGAGCGACTCCAGCCCGGGGACGTGGCCCCCGCCTTCACCCTCCCGGATGCCGACGGCAACGAGGTGTCCCTTTCCTCCCACAAGGGCCGCAAGGTCATCGTCTACTTCTACCCCGCGGCCCTGACCCCCGGCTGCACCAAGCAGGCCTGCGACTTCACGGACAACCTCTCCCTCCTGGCCGGCGCCGGCTACGACGTCATCGGCATCTCTCCCGACAAGCCGGAGAAGCTGGCCAAGTTCCGCGAGCAGGAGTCCCTGAAGGTCACCCTCCTCGCCGACCCCGACAAGAAGGTCCTCGACGCCTACGGCGCCTTCGGCGAGAAGAAGAACTACGGCAAGACGTACATGGGCGTCATCCGCTCCACGGTCGTCGTGGACGAGGAGGGCAAGGTCGAACGGGCCCTGTACAACGTCCGCGCGACGGGCCACGTAGCCAAGATCATCAAGGACCTGGGGATCTGA
- a CDS encoding DUF3618 domain-containing protein: protein MADTSDTRTPAQIEADIKRRRDVLAETLDEIGVRVHPKTIVGDAKAKVVANVDHTVGRAYVQVNRVVSEVRAQFVDEEGAPRLERVVPVALVVVGVVGLLALGSRRRKS, encoded by the coding sequence GTGGCGGACACGTCGGACACCAGAACCCCGGCGCAGATCGAGGCGGACATCAAGCGCCGCCGTGACGTGCTGGCCGAGACGCTCGACGAGATCGGGGTGCGGGTGCATCCGAAGACGATCGTCGGGGATGCCAAGGCCAAGGTCGTCGCCAATGTCGATCACACGGTCGGGCGGGCTTATGTCCAGGTCAATCGGGTGGTGAGTGAGGTGCGGGCGCAGTTCGTGGACGAGGAGGGCGCGCCCAGGCTGGAGCGGGTCGTCCCTGTCGCGCTTGTCGTCGTGGGTGTGGTGGGGCTGCTCGCCCTCGGGTCACGGCGGCGCAAGAGCTGA
- a CDS encoding GroES family chaperonin → MLHDRVLVKQDTGEGERRSGGGILIPATAAVGRRLAWAEVVAVGQNVRTVEPGDRVLFDPEDRAEVEVRGVAYVLMRERDLHAVAADRFEGGEDSTGLYL, encoded by the coding sequence ATGCTGCATGACCGGGTGCTGGTCAAGCAGGACACGGGTGAGGGCGAGCGGCGGTCGGGCGGCGGCATCCTGATTCCCGCGACCGCGGCGGTCGGGCGGCGGCTGGCCTGGGCCGAGGTCGTCGCGGTCGGGCAGAACGTGCGGACGGTGGAGCCCGGCGACCGTGTTCTGTTCGACCCGGAGGACCGTGCCGAGGTCGAGGTGCGGGGCGTGGCGTATGTGCTCATGCGGGAGCGCGATCTGCACGCGGTGGCCGCGGACCGGTTCGAGGGCGGCGAGGACTCCACCGGCCTGTACCTCTGA
- the sugE gene encoding quaternary ammonium compound efflux SMR transporter SugE, translated as MAWVLLVVAGLLEVGWSIGMKYTDGFTRLVPSVLTGAGIVASMVLLSYAAKSLPIGTAYGVWVGIGAAGAAVLGMVVLGEPVTAARIFFVCLLLVAVVGLKATSGH; from the coding sequence GTGGCCTGGGTGCTGCTTGTGGTCGCCGGTCTGCTGGAAGTGGGCTGGTCGATCGGGATGAAGTACACCGACGGATTCACCCGGCTCGTGCCCAGTGTGCTCACCGGTGCCGGGATCGTCGCCAGCATGGTGTTGCTGTCGTACGCCGCGAAGTCCCTGCCGATCGGTACGGCGTACGGCGTGTGGGTGGGGATCGGGGCGGCCGGGGCGGCGGTGCTCGGCATGGTGGTGCTGGGTGAGCCGGTCACCGCCGCCCGGATTTTCTTCGTCTGTCTGCTGCTGGTCGCCGTGGTGGGGCTGAAGGCGACCAGCGGTCACTGA